The genomic stretch TATTTATTTACCGGCTGCCTTGTCTTGCTTCCCGCAGCACCGCTCGAAATTCCCCACCGAGGAATTTCTCGCTTGGAGTTTGTGCTCGCTCTCACCGATTTCTCTTGCTAGCGGGTGAACCTGGCCACTCACACAAACTACATGCTGCGTGAATCAAGCCAAGTCATCCGTTATAAATGCATCTGGGGATCTAACGAAGGTTAGGGTTTAGCGGGTGACGAGGCATGTTTTGAGCAGCATCTTGAAAATTCGAGCGGGCAAGGTTTGCCTCGTTATAGGTACATTCCAAGAGCGAGAATTTTCACCGAAGTGCAGCGAGCCACGCTGGGGCGAGCAAACGGTGCAGCGAAAAATATGCCTCGGCAGGACCCGCTACCTCGCAAGCGAGAAAAGCAACAGATTCAAATAATAATTTTAGTGCAGGAGGGCCTTTAGGAGAGTCAAGAAATTAGGGAAAGACTTATTTATGCAGGCTACATCATCTATTCTGGTTACGCCCCGTGCCCTCAAGGCGGCGACAACCATACTCATGGCAGTGCGGTGGTCGGCGTAGCTCTTTACAGAAGCCCCTTTGAGCTCTCTAACCCCGTAGACGATGAGATCCTCAGACTTGTCTTTTTTTATAACCCTTATCCGCGCCCCCATCTTTATTAAATTAGCGGACATGGATCTTATACGGTCTGTCTCTTTCACGCGTAGTTCGCCGACTCCCTCAAATACCGTCTTGCCCCGTGCATAACAGGCAGCGACCATGAGAATAGGCAACTCATCTATCAAGGAAGGTATCTCTTTTTCTTTTACAATTGTACCTTTTAATTGGCTGCTTTTAACTATCAGATTACCCATTGGTTCAAATCCTGGCACCTGGCACCTGGCACCTGGCACCTGAATCTTCGCGCCCATTCTTTTTAAAACCTTAATTACACCCGTACGCGTAGGATTGAGGCCGACGTTCTTAATTAAAACTTCAGAGCCCGGCACTAGCGCGGCTGAAACTATAAAAAAACTTGCCGAAGAAATATCCCCCGGAATAAAGATCTCAGCCGGAGAAACTAACTCTCTCCTCTCTTTTATAACTATAGTATTCTGTTTGACTTTTATTCCGGCTCTAAATAAACGAAGCATACGTTCTGTATGATCGCGCGTCTTTACGTTTTCAATAACCCTGGTTACGCCTTTAGCATAAAGTCCGGCAAGTAATATTGCTGACTTAACCTGCGCAGAAGCCAGCGGCATCTTATAGGTAATGGGTTGAATATCGCCTCCCTTGATTCTTATGGGTGGATATTCTTCAAATTTGGTGTTGGGTGTTGGGTGTTGGGTGTTGGGTATACGGCGAGCGGAGATCTCTGCGCCCATCATCCTTAACGGCGCGCTAACGCGCAGCATCGGCCTTTGCGAAAGCCCTCTGCCGGCAGTAAGGGTAACGCTGAAGTTCTGCCCGGCCAGAATACCTAAAGTAAGCCGTAAGGTAGTGCCGGAATCGCCTATAAAAATAGGCCCCTTGGGTTTTTTTAAACCCTCAAGCCCTTTGCCGAATACGGTAACTCTCCCGGCGTTTTTATCTTTTGCGTCTTCTTTAATCCTTACGCCTAATTTCCGCAAGGCCCTCAAGGCATAAAGGCAATCTTTATTGGCAGGAAAATTCTTAATAACGGTTTTGCCATTACTTATCGCGCTGATGATTATAGAACGGCAGGCTATGGATTTATCGCCTAAGAGAACGATTTTACCTCTAAGACGCAAGGCCGGCTTGACTAAAAAAAATTTCATTTAGTCTTTTGCACCACCCTGTCCCCTTCGCTGACCTGGTCTTTGGTAGCGCT from Candidatus Omnitrophota bacterium encodes the following:
- the aroA gene encoding 3-phosphoshikimate 1-carboxyvinyltransferase, which gives rise to MKFFLVKPALRLRGKIVLLGDKSIACRSIIISAISNGKTVIKNFPANKDCLYALRALRKLGVRIKEDAKDKNAGRVTVFGKGLEGLKKPKGPIFIGDSGTTLRLTLGILAGQNFSVTLTAGRGLSQRPMLRVSAPLRMMGAEISARRIPNTQHPTPNTKFEEYPPIRIKGGDIQPITYKMPLASAQVKSAILLAGLYAKGVTRVIENVKTRDHTERMLRLFRAGIKVKQNTIVIKERRELVSPAEIFIPGDISSASFFIVSAALVPGSEVLIKNVGLNPTRTGVIKVLKRMGAKIQVPGARCQVPGFEPMGNLIVKSSQLKGTIVKEKEIPSLIDELPILMVAACYARGKTVFEGVGELRVKETDRIRSMSANLIKMGARIRVIKKDKSEDLIVYGVRELKGASVKSYADHRTAMSMVVAALRARGVTRIDDVACINKSFPNFLTLLKALLH